A region from the Lytechinus variegatus isolate NC3 chromosome 6, Lvar_3.0, whole genome shotgun sequence genome encodes:
- the LOC121416918 gene encoding 60S ribosomal protein L12-like: protein MPAKFDPNEIKIVCLRAVGGEVGATSTLAPKIGPLGLSPKKVGDDIAKATQEWKGLKITVMLTIQNRQAKVSVVPSASSLIIRALKEPPRDRKKVKNISHSGNIPIDAIIDIARTMRERSMARELKGTVKEVLGTAQSVGCTVEGQNPHDIIEQINDGDIEIPAE from the exons ATGCCTGCTAAATTCGATCCCAATGAGATTAAAATCG tGTGTCTGAGGGCTGTGGGTGGTGAAGTCGGAGCAACCTCAACTCTTGCCCCTAAGATCGGTCCCCTAGGTCTG TCCCCCAAGAAGGTTGGTGATGACATCGCCAAGGCAACCCAGGAATGGAAGGGTCTGAAGATCACCGTCATGTTGACCATTCAGAACCGTCAGGCCAAGGTCAGTGTGGTCCCAAGTGCTTCATCCCTCATCATCAGAGCTCTGAAGGAACCTCCTCGTGATAGAAAGAAGGTCAAGAACA TCTCACACAGTGGGAACATCCCCATCGACGCCATCATTGACATCGCCAGGACGATGAGGGAGCGTTCCATGGCTCGTGAACTCAAGGGAACAGTCAAGGAAGTCTTGGGAACGGCTCAGTCTGTAGGATGCACCGTGGAAGGACAGAACCCTCATGATATCATTGAACAGATCAACGATGGAGACATTGAGATCCCAGCG